The genomic region TAAGCTATCTATCTCTTCAGCACTTGAAAGCACTTGGTTTAATTTGATACTCCCATGTTCCAACAGTTCAGAGAAGCAAGCTAGACAAAAAGGCCGTGAAAGGAATTTTCATTGGATATGCTTCAGAATCAAAAGGGTATAGGTTGTTTGATCTCAACACTAAGAAAATTCTGATTGGAAGAGATGTAGATTTCAATGAAACTGCATAATGGATTGGAGCAAGGAGGAGATTGCCTTTGTTGATATTGCTGCCATTGACTAGTTTGGAGCTCCAGCTCCAACTTAAGATCTCAATGATGAGGAAAACATGAACAATCAGTTCAATGTTGAGGCAACTACAGATGAGTAGCCACTTAGAACCAGAGTCTTGTCTGAAGTATATGAGCATTGTAATATGGCTTGCAACGAGCCTTCAAGTTACTTTGAAGCTGCAAATTCTCCTGAATGGTTAAAAGCTATGCAAGATGAGATTGACATGATTGAGAAGAATGGGACATGGCAGCTTACAAGAAAACCTGATTCCAAGCAAGCAATTGGTGTGAAATGGGTCTTTAGGACGAAGTTGAATCCTGATGGCTCAATTCACAAGCACAAAGCAAGACTTTGGGGACACCTTTGCTCCTGTAGCTAGGCATGACACCATTAGAATGCTGATAGCAATCGCAGCTCAAATGGGATGGAAAGTTTATCATCTAGATGTGAAATCTGCCTTCCTAAATGGACATCTAGAAGAAGAAATCTATGTGCACCGACTTGAAGGATTTATGGGAGAGTGAAATGAAAACAAGGTGTACAAGTTGAGGAAAGCTCTATGGTCTGAAACAGGCACCAAGAGCTTGGTACAGCAGAATTGACTCTCATTTGATCCAACAAGGATTTGAGAGAAGTCCAAATGAAGCTACGTTGTATGTCAAACactatgaagaagaaaaaagaatcataGTTTCAGTCTATGTTGATGATCTGCTCGTGACTGGTACTGCCTCAAATTTTCTGATTGAATTCAAGAAACAAATGGAAAAGGAGTTTGAGATGTCAGACTTAGGACCAATGAAGTACTTTCCGGGCATAGAAATCACCCAATGTGATTCTGGTATCTTTATTTCACAGAAGAAATATGATCTTGACATACtgaaaaaattcaaacttgaGTCGTGCAAGCCTGTTGCAACTCCTTTAATTTTGAATGAGACGTTGTCAAAGAATGATGAAAAACTGTTGAATCCATCCATATTCAGAAGCTTGGTTGGTAGTTTGCTCTATTTAACTGCAACCAGACCAGATTCAATGTTCTCTGCAAGCTTACTGTCCAGATTCATGTCCTCTCCAAGCCAGACTCATCTCGGAGCTGCAAAAAGGGTTCTCAAGTTCCTAAAAGGCTCTGCAGATCATGGCATTTGGTACCTCAGAACTAGAGATGTGAATCTAATTGGGTATGCAGATAGTGATTGGGCTGGAAGCATTGATGACATGAAGAGTACATCAGGCTATCTGTTTTCACTTGGTTCAGGAGTGTTCTCTTGGAATGCAAAGAAGCAAGATGTTGTAGCTCAATCCACTGCTGAAGCTGAATACATATCAGCTGCAGCAGCAGCAAACCAAGCCATTTGGCTCAGAAATTTGCTAAATGATCTTGGTTTCCAGTGTTCTTCACCAACAAAATTGTTCTGTGGTAACAAGTCTGCCATTGCAATAGCAGAAAATCCAATTCAGCATGGCAGAACCAAGCACATTAATGTCAAGTATCATGCAATTCGTAAAGCTGAAAAGAATTTGCAGATTAAATTGATACACTGCTCCTCAGAAGAACAACTAGCAGATAGTTTAACTAAGCCTCTTCCAAATGGCAGGTTTGATGATCTGAAGATGAAGATAGGAATGTGCAAGGCTAATCTCAAGGAGTGTTAGAACTTTGTGAAATTGACCTTGGACATTCAAATCAACTTTAGCTTATCTTTTGCTTACTGATGGAAGAGgcttaattaaaaagtaagGCTTAAAGCTGTCAAAGAAAGAGCAGCTTTTGTACTTATTCTCTTCTTGTCTTGTATTTGTTAATCCTATATAAAAAGTAGTATGGGAGAGCTATATGTAACTTcccattttctttcctttcaaaaaaaaCAATTACTCCTCATTTTTTCTGCAACTATTTCCTATTGAACATTGTTCAATTCATTTTCATCAAATCACTTTCTATTTTACAATACCTGTGTGTTTTAGTGCTAACCAAAATGAGGTGGTGCAATTGTAAAGCTTGTTGTTAAGTGGGGACATCCAATCACTGTTACATCTTCCAATAATGGAAATATGCAACGATAACCCGCAGGGCAGAAACTGGTGAGGCTTGGTAATTTCTCTAGCCGCAATGTCCGTAGCTTGGGGAAAACGATTTCCTTCTCATAATGAATGTCTGCTTTATCTTCAGCTCCAAATACCTGGACTAGTTGATTGGCTAATCCTACTTCCAGATATTCAAGATGTGGAAGACTTTGAGCAATTGTGACTCGGAAGAGATTCTTCAATCTTTCACAATTATAGACCTTAAGATGGTGCAAGTTAGTGAAGCTTAATAGTGGAAAATAACTTCTGTTACTTTTCAATGTTTCGATATAATCATCCTCATCAATGGAGCGCTTCATTCTCTTGCGTTCAAGTGCAAATTGACAATTCATTTGCAATTCTTCAGGatcttcaatttttaatttttcagaattttt from Ricinus communis isolate WT05 ecotype wild-type chromosome 9, ASM1957865v1, whole genome shotgun sequence harbors:
- the LOC107261552 gene encoding uncharacterized mitochondrial protein AtMg00810-like; amino-acid sequence: MACNEPSSYFEAANSPEWLKAMQDEIDMIEKNGTWQLTRKPDSKQAIGVKWAPRAWYSRIDSHLIQQGFERSPNEATLYVKHYEEEKRIIVSVYVDDLLVTGTASNFLIEFKKQMEKEFEMSDLGPMKYFPGIEITQCDSGIFISQKKYDLDILKKFKLESCKPVATPLILNETLSKNDEKLLNPSIFRSLVGSLLYLTATRPDSMFSASLLSRFMSSPSQTHLGAAKRVLKFLKGSADHGIWYLRTRDVNLIGYADSDWAGSIDDMKSTSGYLFSLGSGVFSWNAKKQDVVAQSTAEAEYISAAAAANQAIWLRNLLNDLGFQCSSPTKLFCGNKSAIAIAENPIQHGRTKHINVKYHAIRKAEKNLQIKLIHCSSEEQLADSLTKPLPNGRFDDLKMKIGMCKANLKEC